In a genomic window of Jaculus jaculus isolate mJacJac1 chromosome 8, mJacJac1.mat.Y.cur, whole genome shotgun sequence:
- the LOC123462980 gene encoding small EDRK-rich factor 2, whose product MTRGNQRELARQKNMKKQSDSVKGKRRDDGLSAAARKQRDSEIMQQKQKKANEKKEEPK is encoded by the coding sequence ATGACCCGCGGTAACCAGCGCGAGCTCGCCCGCCAGAAGAACATGAAAAAGCAGAGCGACTCTGTTAAGGGCAAGCGCCGAGATGATGGGCTTTCTGCTGCCGCCCGCAAGCAGAGGGACTCGGAGATCATGCAGCAGAAGCAGAAAAAGGCAAACGAGAAGAAGGAGGAACCCAAGTAG